The following proteins are encoded in a genomic region of Nocardioides sp. cx-173:
- a CDS encoding flavin-containing monooxygenase has protein sequence MEPPISTDQRTYAVIGAGPSGLAAARNLQRAGVPWSGYELAQGVGGLWDIDGPRSTVYESAHLISSKRTTEFAEFPMGEDVADYPSHRELLAYFRAFADTHDLTSGFRFGAEVVAAAPHPDGGWTVTVEQDGQDGRQRTEHRHAGVLVANGTLSEPSVPDFEGEFDGEVLHTSAYKSPTIFAGKRVLIIGAGNSGCDIAVDAVHHAASVDLSVRRGYYFVPKYLFGKPADTLNQGRPLPARIKQAVDTRVLRMFTGDPTRFGFPKPDYRIYESHPIVNTLVLHHLGHGDLRVRPDVERLDGDGVAFRDGTRSPYDLVVLATGYHLHYPFLDPALLRWRGRGSAPDLYLNIFTQADRDLFVLGMIEASGIGWQGRYEQAELVASYLRARRDAPDAARALEARVAGPRPDLSGGYRYLGLERMSYYVNKDAYRSAVRAEIEGLS, from the coding sequence GTGGAGCCGCCAATCTCGACTGACCAACGCACCTATGCCGTGATCGGCGCCGGCCCGTCCGGACTCGCCGCGGCCCGCAACCTGCAGCGCGCCGGCGTCCCCTGGAGTGGCTACGAGCTGGCGCAGGGGGTCGGCGGACTGTGGGACATCGACGGTCCACGCAGCACCGTGTACGAGTCGGCCCACCTGATCTCCTCGAAGCGGACCACGGAGTTCGCCGAGTTCCCGATGGGCGAGGACGTCGCCGACTACCCCTCCCACCGCGAGCTGCTGGCCTACTTCCGCGCCTTCGCCGACACCCATGACCTGACGTCCGGCTTCCGCTTCGGAGCGGAGGTCGTGGCCGCGGCCCCGCACCCCGACGGCGGCTGGACGGTCACCGTCGAGCAGGACGGCCAGGACGGGCGACAGCGCACCGAGCACCGGCACGCCGGCGTGCTCGTCGCCAACGGCACCCTCAGCGAGCCGTCGGTGCCGGACTTCGAGGGCGAGTTCGACGGCGAGGTGCTGCACACCAGCGCCTACAAGAGCCCGACGATCTTCGCCGGCAAGCGGGTGCTGATCATCGGCGCCGGCAACTCCGGCTGCGACATCGCGGTGGACGCCGTGCACCACGCCGCGTCGGTCGACCTGTCGGTGCGCCGCGGCTACTACTTCGTCCCCAAGTACCTCTTCGGCAAGCCGGCCGACACCCTCAACCAGGGCCGTCCGCTACCGGCCCGGATCAAGCAGGCCGTGGACACCCGGGTGCTGCGGATGTTCACCGGCGACCCGACCCGGTTCGGCTTCCCGAAGCCGGACTACCGGATCTACGAGTCGCACCCGATCGTGAACACGCTGGTGCTGCACCACCTCGGTCACGGGGACCTGCGGGTGCGGCCCGACGTCGAGCGGCTCGACGGCGACGGCGTCGCCTTCCGCGACGGCACCCGCTCGCCGTACGACCTGGTCGTGCTGGCCACGGGCTACCACCTGCACTACCCGTTCCTCGACCCCGCGCTGCTGCGCTGGCGCGGCCGCGGCAGCGCTCCGGACCTGTACCTGAACATCTTCACCCAGGCCGACCGCGACCTGTTCGTGCTCGGCATGATCGAGGCGTCCGGCATCGGCTGGCAGGGCCGCTACGAGCAGGCCGAGCTCGTGGCGTCGTACCTGCGCGCACGCCGCGACGCCCCCGACGCCGCCCGCGCGCTCGAGGCGCGCGTGGCCGGCCCCCGCCCGGACCTCTCGGGCGGCTACCGCTACCTCGGGTTGGAACGCATGTCCTACTACGTCAACAAGGACGCCTACCGCTCCGCGGTGCGCGCCGAGATCGAGGGGCTGTCATGA
- the ligD gene encoding non-homologous end-joining DNA ligase, with translation MRPMLATKGVHVPSGDEWSHEVKWDGVRILADTADGRTRMWSRNENDVTVAWPELSDSPLDGRDLLVDGEVIALNARGLPDFRVLQDRMHNRNATTARRLSHEVPATFMVFDLLRLDGTDLTDQPLDRRRELLAGLDLADSTWQVPAAYDDGPMLFDATLQQGLEGIVSKRRSSRYTFGARSPHWLKFAHRHRLSYVVGGWRPQEGTTDRLAALLVGEPTADGLLYRGRVGSGIGGKVGAMLGELLKPLERPDSPFADEVPRVDARGTHWVQPRIVVDVDTHGTGYDRLRQPSYQGVRHDLDAETLGANP, from the coding sequence ATGCGTCCCATGCTCGCCACCAAGGGTGTCCACGTGCCGTCCGGAGACGAGTGGTCCCACGAGGTGAAGTGGGACGGGGTGCGCATCCTCGCCGACACCGCCGACGGGCGCACCCGCATGTGGAGCCGGAACGAGAACGACGTCACCGTGGCCTGGCCAGAGCTGAGCGACTCGCCGCTGGACGGACGCGACCTGCTCGTCGACGGCGAGGTGATCGCCCTGAACGCCCGTGGGCTCCCCGACTTCCGGGTCCTGCAGGACCGCATGCACAACCGCAACGCCACGACCGCCCGGCGCCTGAGCCATGAGGTGCCCGCGACGTTCATGGTCTTCGACCTGCTGCGCCTCGACGGGACCGACCTCACCGACCAGCCGCTGGACCGCCGACGCGAGCTCCTCGCCGGCCTGGACCTGGCCGACTCGACGTGGCAGGTGCCGGCGGCGTACGACGACGGCCCGATGCTCTTCGACGCCACCCTTCAGCAGGGTCTCGAGGGCATCGTCAGCAAGCGCCGGTCCTCGCGCTACACCTTCGGCGCCCGCTCGCCGCACTGGCTGAAGTTCGCCCATCGGCACCGGCTGTCCTACGTCGTGGGCGGGTGGCGACCGCAGGAGGGCACGACCGACCGGCTCGCCGCGCTGCTGGTCGGCGAGCCGACCGCCGACGGGCTGCTCTACCGCGGCCGCGTCGGCAGCGGCATCGGCGGCAAGGTGGGGGCGATGCTGGGCGAGCTGCTCAAGCCCCTGGAGCGACCCGACAGCCCGTTCGCCGACGAGGTGCCGCGCGTCGACGCACGAGGCACCCACTGGGTCCAGCCGCGCATCGTCGTGGACGTCGACACCCACGGCACCGGCTACGACCGCCTCCGGCAGCCGTCCTACCAGGGCGTGCGCCACGACCTCGACGCCGAGACCCTGGGAGCGAACCCGTGA
- the ligD gene encoding non-homologous end-joining DNA ligase, which produces MSPKKETYDKQQVLVDVEGRTLKISSLDKVLYPRTGTTKGEVLNYYAQVAPVLLPHLADRAVTRIRWPHGVEDMSFFEKNTPPGTPSWVRTVTVPTTGSRSGKGDGVITFPIVEDLATLTWLVNLAALELHVHQWTVGRNGRPRNADRLVIDLDPGEPAGLHECCQVALMVRESLAGRGLHGKPVTSGSKGLHLYADLPKRLPSDDSTALAKEVAEELQREHPQLVTATMTKSKRGGKVFLDWSQNAGSKTTISPYSLRGKERPYVATPVSWDEVEAGAEDPEGLGQFRLDQVLARLAEHGDLFSS; this is translated from the coding sequence ATGAGTCCCAAGAAGGAGACCTACGACAAGCAGCAGGTGCTGGTGGACGTCGAGGGCCGCACCCTCAAGATCAGCAGCCTGGACAAGGTCCTCTACCCCCGTACCGGCACGACCAAGGGCGAGGTGCTCAACTACTACGCCCAGGTCGCGCCGGTGCTGCTGCCGCACCTGGCCGACCGGGCGGTGACCCGGATCCGGTGGCCACACGGCGTCGAGGACATGAGCTTCTTCGAGAAGAACACCCCTCCCGGCACCCCGTCGTGGGTGCGTACGGTCACGGTGCCGACGACCGGCAGCCGCTCGGGCAAGGGGGACGGGGTCATCACCTTTCCCATCGTGGAGGACCTGGCCACGCTCACCTGGCTGGTCAACCTGGCCGCGCTCGAGCTGCACGTCCACCAGTGGACCGTCGGTCGCAACGGCCGGCCCCGCAACGCCGACCGCCTGGTGATCGACCTGGACCCGGGGGAGCCGGCGGGGCTGCACGAGTGCTGCCAGGTCGCGCTGATGGTGCGCGAGAGCCTCGCCGGGCGCGGCCTGCACGGCAAGCCCGTCACCAGCGGCAGCAAGGGCCTGCACCTGTACGCCGACCTGCCGAAGCGGCTGCCGAGCGACGACTCGACGGCGCTCGCCAAGGAGGTGGCCGAGGAGCTCCAGCGCGAGCACCCGCAACTGGTGACCGCGACGATGACCAAGTCCAAGCGCGGCGGCAAGGTGTTCCTCGACTGGTCGCAGAACGCCGGCTCCAAGACCACGATCTCGCCGTACTCCCTGCGCGGGAAGGAGCGGCCCTACGTCGCCACCCCCGTGTCGTGGGACGAGGTCGAGGCCGGCGCCGAGGACCCGGAAGGCCTGGGCCAGTTCCGGCTCGACCAGGTGCTGGCGCGCCTCGCGGAGCACGGCGACCTGTTCTCCTCCTGA
- a CDS encoding signal peptidase I: protein MEIAPTPARRRRRSRARGWLLLAVLAPVTMLSLVPTMLGLQRYVVAQDSMSGGISRGSVVLERVVPVSDLEVGDVITYRPPPTADEKGLVTHRIVHIDGSHLRTKGDALEEPDPWLVPVENASLPHVVLAIPFVGYPFVGTVARETWLAVLLAPTSVLALLALRGAWRHRRADPAPSPGILQSRGPTATQPL, encoded by the coding sequence ATGGAGATCGCTCCGACGCCCGCGCGACGCCGGCGGAGGTCGCGCGCCCGGGGGTGGCTCCTGCTGGCGGTCCTCGCGCCCGTGACCATGCTGTCGCTGGTCCCCACGATGCTGGGCCTGCAGCGCTACGTGGTCGCCCAGGACTCCATGTCCGGCGGCATCTCGCGCGGATCCGTGGTGCTCGAGCGCGTGGTTCCGGTCAGCGACCTGGAGGTCGGCGACGTCATCACCTACCGACCGCCCCCCACCGCGGACGAGAAGGGTCTCGTGACCCACCGGATCGTCCACATCGACGGCTCCCACCTGCGGACCAAGGGCGACGCCCTCGAGGAGCCCGACCCCTGGCTCGTGCCGGTCGAGAACGCGTCGCTGCCGCACGTCGTGCTCGCGATCCCGTTCGTCGGCTACCCGTTCGTCGGCACCGTCGCGAGGGAGACCTGGCTGGCCGTGCTGCTCGCGCCGACGAGCGTCCTCGCCCTGCTCGCGCTCCGCGGCGCCTGGCGGCACCGCCGCGCCGACCCCGCTCCGTCCCCCGGCATTCTTCAGTCCCGGGGACCAACAGCCACTCAGCCCCTATGA
- a CDS encoding response regulator transcription factor, whose amino-acid sequence MAHRVLVVEDEEDIAIPLVRTLEREGYDVLWVDSGQKALDELHSRPADVVILDLGLPDMDGLEVCRAARDGGYTGAIMIVTARAGELDRVVGLDYGADDYLAKPFGLAELQARVRALIRRTAGATGDPADEGGLRIDVAARRVYAGDDEVPLTGKEFDVLSILAAHRDKVVSRGRLMADVWDENWYGSTKTLDVTIGRLRQKLEGVGVSERVVAVRGVGFRLEGSTPDA is encoded by the coding sequence GTGGCCCACCGAGTGCTTGTCGTCGAGGACGAGGAGGACATCGCCATCCCCCTGGTCCGCACGCTGGAGCGCGAGGGATACGACGTCCTGTGGGTCGACAGCGGGCAGAAGGCGCTCGATGAGCTGCACTCGCGCCCGGCCGACGTGGTCATCTTGGACCTCGGGCTGCCCGACATGGACGGCCTCGAGGTCTGCCGCGCCGCCCGCGATGGCGGCTACACGGGAGCGATCATGATCGTGACCGCGCGAGCCGGCGAGCTCGACCGGGTCGTCGGGCTCGACTACGGCGCCGACGACTACCTCGCCAAGCCGTTCGGCCTGGCCGAGCTGCAGGCCCGGGTCCGGGCACTGATCCGTCGCACGGCGGGCGCCACCGGCGACCCCGCCGACGAGGGCGGGCTGCGCATCGACGTCGCGGCCCGGCGGGTCTACGCCGGCGACGACGAGGTGCCGCTCACCGGCAAGGAGTTCGACGTCCTGAGCATCCTGGCCGCGCACCGCGACAAGGTGGTCTCGCGCGGGAGGCTCATGGCCGACGTGTGGGACGAGAACTGGTACGGCTCGACCAAGACGCTCGACGTGACGATCGGGCGGCTTCGCCAGAAGCTCGAGGGCGTCGGGGTCTCGGAGCGGGTGGTCGCTGTTCGGGGCGTGGGTTTCCGCCTCGAGGGCAGCACCCCCGATGCGTAG
- a CDS encoding histidine kinase dimerization/phospho-acceptor domain-containing protein: MRRRLTLAFLLVTLSMILLAGIVRAVTLDGMLREREGEHLFREATTLASVIEANDELARPVDRAFLEDFVGPDTEIVYAPADGPRAVVTGPDFRDGDDGITSTISLDGGKVTVRQSAGAIQNLWGRDSWSVVALFAVTGLGSALIGFVISGSLAAPFQKLAVAASALGRGRFDLDLPPSRVPEARAITEALRSSATALRERLTREQQFALHASHVLRTPLTTLRLELEEMTLDEDLPATARAAAQRCMTAVDDVTLVASDLVDLSRRGLIGGAQVPLRELATSCAQHWSDELDEYDRRLTAAVEGDLDLTFTPGPVEQVLDLLLRDRVAHGLGDTRLVLEGDPRGHLRLLVRGARRPDADDELLDEARAVIEALGGRLEAVRGEGHPDQVVLLPRR, translated from the coding sequence ATGCGTAGGCGACTGACCCTCGCGTTCCTGCTCGTCACCCTGTCGATGATCCTGCTCGCGGGGATCGTGCGCGCGGTCACGCTGGACGGCATGCTGCGCGAGCGCGAGGGCGAGCACCTCTTCCGCGAGGCCACCACCCTCGCGTCGGTCATCGAGGCCAACGACGAGCTCGCGCGCCCGGTCGACCGAGCGTTCCTGGAGGACTTCGTCGGTCCGGACACCGAGATCGTCTACGCCCCGGCCGACGGACCGAGGGCCGTGGTCACCGGGCCGGACTTCCGCGACGGGGACGACGGCATCACGTCCACGATCAGCCTCGACGGCGGCAAGGTCACCGTGCGCCAGTCGGCCGGGGCCATCCAGAACCTCTGGGGACGCGACTCGTGGTCGGTCGTCGCGCTCTTCGCCGTCACCGGGCTTGGCTCGGCGCTGATCGGGTTCGTCATCTCCGGCTCGCTCGCCGCGCCGTTCCAGAAGCTGGCGGTCGCCGCCAGCGCCCTCGGCCGTGGCCGCTTCGACCTCGACCTGCCGCCCAGCCGGGTGCCCGAGGCCCGGGCGATCACCGAGGCACTGCGCTCCAGCGCGACCGCGCTGCGCGAGCGGCTGACGCGTGAGCAGCAGTTCGCGCTGCACGCCTCCCACGTGCTGCGCACCCCGCTCACGACCCTGCGCCTGGAGCTCGAGGAGATGACCCTCGACGAGGACCTGCCGGCCACGGCGCGGGCCGCCGCGCAGCGCTGCATGACGGCCGTCGACGACGTCACGCTCGTCGCCTCGGACCTCGTCGACCTGTCCCGCCGCGGCCTCATCGGGGGTGCCCAGGTCCCCCTGCGCGAGCTCGCCACGTCCTGCGCGCAGCACTGGTCCGACGAGCTGGACGAGTACGACCGGCGCCTCACGGCGGCGGTCGAGGGCGACCTCGACCTCACGTTCACCCCCGGGCCCGTGGAGCAGGTTCTCGACCTGCTCCTGCGCGACCGCGTCGCCCACGGGCTGGGCGACACCCGGCTGGTCCTCGAGGGCGACCCTCGGGGTCACCTGCGCCTCCTGGTCCGCGGTGCCCGTCGGCCCGACGCCGACGACGAGCTGCTCGACGAGGCGCGCGCGGTGATCGAGGCCCTGGGTGGGCGCCTGGAGGCGGTCCGCGGCGAGGGCCACCCCGACCAGGTCGTGCTCCTGCCGCGACGCTGA
- a CDS encoding MarR family winged helix-turn-helix transcriptional regulator — translation MSDIGGPARETHWLDESQQRSWRALVLGSTLLMDRLDDDLRRRHDLSLAEYEILVRLSENGGQLRMAQLAAALAHSRSRVTHTIKRMERADLVERYSSPEDGRGVVARLTDRGMLLLENSAPTHVNGVRDHLVDLVDADDFAALGRVMNAVTDHLIAGHPEMEIRQPAHD, via the coding sequence GTGAGCGACATCGGCGGACCGGCCCGCGAGACCCACTGGCTCGACGAGTCGCAGCAGCGCTCGTGGCGCGCGCTGGTGCTGGGCTCCACGCTGCTGATGGACCGGCTCGACGACGACCTGCGCCGTCGCCACGACCTGTCGCTCGCGGAGTACGAGATCCTGGTGCGCCTGTCCGAGAACGGCGGCCAGCTGCGCATGGCCCAGCTCGCCGCTGCCCTCGCGCACAGCCGCAGCCGGGTGACCCACACCATCAAGCGGATGGAGCGGGCCGACCTCGTCGAGCGCTACAGCTCGCCGGAGGACGGGCGAGGCGTGGTCGCCCGGCTGACCGACCGCGGCATGCTGCTCCTGGAGAACAGCGCGCCCACCCACGTCAACGGGGTCCGCGACCACCTCGTCGACCTGGTCGACGCCGACGACTTCGCCGCCCTGGGCCGGGTCATGAACGCCGTGACCGACCACCTGATCGCGGGCCACCCCGAGATGGAGATACGTCAGCCCGCCCACGACTGA
- a CDS encoding acetyl-CoA C-acetyltransferase, which produces MPEAVIVSAARSPIGRANKGSLVDLRPDDLAATIVSAALDKVPALDRTTVDDVYLGCGLPGGESGNNMARVVNVLNDMDGVPGATITRYCASSVQTTRMAFHAIKAGEGDVFISAGVETVSRFAKGTSDHWPDTHNHAFDEAKARTEKTAEGGVGWHDPREDGRLPDIYIAMGQTAENVAKLRGLSRQELDEFGVRSQNLAEKAINDGFWAREITPVTLPDGTVVSADDGPRAGVTYDGIKDLKPVFRPDGVVTAANCCALNDGAAAVVIMSDTRAAELGLTPLARIVSTGVSALSPEIMGLGPVEATKNALRYAGMSIGDIDLVELNEAFAAQVVPSYQDLGIDIDRLNVNGGAIAVGHPFGMTGARLQNTMLNSLDWHDKTTGLITMCVGGGQGMALILERL; this is translated from the coding sequence ATGCCCGAGGCAGTCATCGTTTCCGCCGCCCGTTCGCCGATCGGCCGCGCCAACAAGGGGTCGCTGGTGGACCTGCGCCCGGACGACCTGGCGGCGACCATCGTGAGCGCGGCGCTGGACAAGGTCCCCGCGCTGGACCGCACCACCGTCGACGACGTGTACCTCGGCTGCGGCCTGCCCGGCGGCGAGTCCGGCAACAACATGGCTCGCGTGGTCAACGTGCTCAACGACATGGACGGCGTCCCCGGCGCCACGATCACCCGCTACTGCGCCTCGTCCGTGCAGACCACGCGCATGGCCTTCCACGCGATCAAGGCCGGCGAGGGAGACGTCTTCATCTCCGCCGGCGTCGAGACCGTGTCGCGCTTCGCCAAGGGCACCTCGGACCACTGGCCCGACACCCACAACCACGCCTTCGACGAGGCCAAGGCCCGCACCGAGAAGACCGCCGAGGGCGGAGTCGGCTGGCACGACCCGCGCGAGGACGGCCGGCTGCCGGACATCTACATCGCCATGGGCCAGACGGCCGAGAACGTCGCCAAGCTGCGCGGGCTCTCGCGTCAGGAGCTCGACGAGTTCGGCGTGCGCTCGCAGAACCTCGCCGAGAAGGCGATCAACGACGGCTTCTGGGCCCGCGAGATCACGCCCGTCACCCTGCCCGACGGCACCGTCGTCAGCGCCGACGACGGTCCTCGCGCCGGCGTCACCTACGACGGCATCAAGGACCTGAAGCCGGTCTTCCGCCCCGACGGCGTGGTCACCGCGGCCAACTGCTGCGCGCTCAACGACGGCGCGGCCGCCGTCGTGATCATGTCCGACACCAGGGCCGCCGAGCTCGGGCTGACCCCGCTGGCGCGCATCGTCTCCACCGGCGTCAGCGCCCTCTCGCCCGAGATCATGGGCCTGGGCCCGGTCGAGGCCACCAAGAACGCCCTGCGCTACGCCGGCATGAGCATCGGTGACATCGACCTGGTCGAGCTCAACGAGGCGTTCGCGGCGCAGGTCGTGCCGTCCTACCAGGACCTCGGCATCGACATCGACCGGCTCAACGTCAACGGCGGCGCCATCGCGGTGGGCCACCCCTTCGGGATGACCGGCGCCCGTCTGCAGAACACCATGCTCAACTCGCTCGACTGGCACGACAAGACGACCGGCCTCATCACCATGTGCGTCGGCGGCGGGCAGGGCATGGCGCTCATCCTCGAGCGCCTCTGA
- a CDS encoding acyl-CoA thioesterase, with amino-acid sequence MRHVYDCPMRWADLDLLGHVNNVVYVDYLQEARVDLLRAHGPSATGQLAGTVGEGLVVVRHEVTYVGALEFRFRPVRIECWVTEIRAATFTMAYEIFHDDPEAEGGRRVYLRAATVLTPYVFETERPRRLTPTEQQALGAYLEPASRARPPRPEPLARTTHYPVHVRFSDVDAYGHVNNVKYFEYLQEARIQMMAGLSRDLGTPRAPMVVAQTDVDYRMPLVFRPEPYDCWSRIVRVGRRSVTIASEIRDGELLMARAQVTTVFFDPETGRSTDPPAGLRAVLEAAAAAGALSDPMKGAAPHG; translated from the coding sequence GTGCGACACGTCTACGACTGCCCCATGCGCTGGGCCGACCTGGATCTGCTGGGGCACGTCAACAACGTCGTGTACGTCGACTACCTCCAGGAGGCACGGGTCGACCTCCTGCGCGCGCACGGCCCCTCGGCGACCGGCCAGCTCGCCGGCACCGTGGGGGAGGGCCTGGTCGTCGTGCGCCACGAGGTCACCTACGTCGGCGCCCTGGAGTTCCGGTTCCGGCCGGTGCGCATCGAGTGCTGGGTGACCGAGATCCGGGCGGCCACATTCACCATGGCCTACGAGATCTTTCACGACGACCCCGAGGCGGAGGGCGGCCGCCGCGTCTACCTGCGCGCCGCCACGGTGCTCACGCCGTACGTCTTCGAGACCGAGCGGCCACGGCGCCTCACGCCGACCGAGCAGCAGGCACTGGGGGCCTACCTGGAGCCGGCGTCGCGCGCCCGGCCGCCGCGGCCTGAGCCCCTCGCGCGCACGACCCACTACCCCGTGCACGTGCGCTTCTCCGACGTGGACGCCTACGGCCACGTCAACAACGTGAAGTACTTCGAGTACCTGCAGGAGGCGCGGATCCAGATGATGGCCGGCCTGAGCCGCGACCTGGGGACCCCCCGGGCGCCCATGGTGGTGGCGCAGACCGACGTCGACTACCGAATGCCGCTCGTGTTCCGGCCCGAGCCCTACGACTGCTGGTCGCGCATCGTGCGCGTGGGCCGGCGCTCGGTGACGATCGCCTCCGAGATCCGCGACGGCGAGCTGCTGATGGCGCGCGCCCAGGTGACCACGGTCTTCTTCGACCCCGAGACGGGCCGGTCGACCGACCCGCCGGCGGGCCTGCGCGCCGTGCTGGAGGCGGCGGCCGCGGCCGGGGCGTTGTCCGATCCTATGAAGGGGGCAGCCCCGCATGGGTGA
- a CDS encoding amidohydrolase family protein, which produces MSNHPGFDLVLRGGTVVTAGSRSRSDVGIRGERVAQLGGDMAGAREIDVTGSYVVPGGIDMHVHLSAERPGPDEPNGFVDDFLSGSRAAVRGGVTTVGQMSFAEDGWQVRDAVARDLRAAGAQSLVDFVLHAGLVSVADDDLVAIDELAAQGHMSLKIVTLALDWDYANIVAAVRRAGQAGMLTLVHCEDEALIDFLGSDLVARGEGGLASYPRSRPDYTERVAVDRVIGICEATGAPMLIVHLSSAAALASARAARQRGLPLFVETRPIYLHLTDEVHRRADGGKFIGMPPVRSADDVAQLWRGLVDGSIDTIASDHAPWTLEQKLDPTLDVLTSRKGVADLETMLPMLFSAGVLSGRLSLERYVAVSATNPARLFGLYPRKGTIAVGSDADLVVIDPALSRVVDGAAMESYAGYSVYDGTEVSGWPRYTISRGEVVLDDGRVQGAPGRGSWLGRGPTVRGL; this is translated from the coding sequence GTGAGCAACCACCCGGGCTTCGACCTCGTGCTGCGAGGAGGGACCGTGGTGACGGCCGGAAGCCGGTCGCGCTCCGACGTCGGGATCCGCGGCGAGCGCGTGGCTCAGCTCGGAGGCGACATGGCCGGAGCTCGCGAGATCGACGTGACCGGCAGCTACGTCGTCCCCGGTGGGATCGACATGCACGTGCACCTCTCCGCGGAGCGACCCGGGCCCGACGAGCCGAACGGCTTCGTCGACGATTTCCTCAGTGGCTCGCGGGCGGCTGTGCGGGGTGGCGTGACCACCGTGGGGCAGATGAGCTTCGCCGAGGACGGCTGGCAGGTCCGCGACGCGGTCGCGCGAGACCTGCGCGCGGCCGGTGCGCAGTCGCTCGTCGACTTCGTGCTCCACGCCGGGCTGGTCAGCGTGGCCGACGACGACCTCGTGGCGATCGACGAGCTCGCCGCTCAAGGCCACATGAGCCTCAAGATCGTCACGCTGGCGCTGGACTGGGACTACGCCAACATCGTCGCCGCCGTCCGTCGCGCCGGACAGGCCGGCATGCTGACCCTCGTGCACTGCGAGGACGAGGCGCTGATCGACTTCCTGGGATCCGACCTGGTGGCGCGTGGTGAGGGTGGCCTCGCGAGCTATCCGCGCAGCCGCCCCGACTACACCGAGAGGGTCGCGGTGGACCGGGTGATCGGCATCTGCGAGGCGACCGGTGCGCCGATGCTCATCGTGCACCTGTCCTCCGCGGCCGCACTGGCCTCAGCCCGGGCCGCCCGCCAGCGCGGGCTGCCCCTGTTCGTCGAGACCAGGCCGATATATCTGCACCTGACCGACGAGGTGCATCGCCGAGCGGACGGCGGCAAGTTCATCGGGATGCCCCCGGTGCGCTCCGCGGATGACGTCGCGCAGCTGTGGCGCGGACTGGTCGACGGGTCGATCGACACCATCGCGAGCGACCACGCGCCGTGGACCCTGGAGCAGAAGCTGGACCCCACCCTGGACGTGCTCACCTCGCGCAAGGGCGTGGCCGACCTGGAGACCATGCTCCCGATGTTGTTCTCCGCCGGCGTCCTGTCCGGTCGCCTGTCCCTGGAGCGCTACGTCGCCGTGAGCGCCACCAACCCGGCCCGGCTTTTCGGGCTGTACCCGCGCAAGGGCACGATCGCCGTCGGGAGCGACGCCGACCTGGTGGTGATCGACCCGGCCCTCAGCCGGGTGGTCGATGGCGCCGCGATGGAGTCCTACGCCGGCTACTCCGTCTACGACGGGACCGAGGTGAGCGGCTGGCCTCGCTACACCATCAGCCGCGGGGAGGTCGTCCTCGACGACGGACGGGTGCAGGGGGCTCCGGGCCGTGGGTCCTGGCTGGGCCGCGGTCCCACGGTGCGTGGCCTGTGA
- a CDS encoding serine hydrolase → MTPEVEAALREQGARAWVHAVDLDSGAETGLGDDELVVTASVFKIPVLVELCHQYGSGRLRPEQRVRLAAGDRRTPGGVGTSVLLDDVELSLRDLSVLMMSVSDNRATDVILDLVGLDAVNARMAALGLHETVLVGDCQLLFDQIDEDLPGGYDHYVPGEEDLRLTMRTAVPASTSRSTPRETTRLLAMIWTDQATTPDGCAEARRVLGLQVWPHRLSSGWSADDVTISAKTGTIAAIRNEAGVVELPDGGRVAVAVFVRNRTAAARNPDADRLIGSLGRAAVDRVRAGGPA, encoded by the coding sequence GTGACGCCGGAGGTCGAGGCGGCCCTGCGCGAGCAGGGCGCGCGGGCCTGGGTGCACGCGGTGGACCTGGATTCGGGCGCGGAGACCGGCCTGGGTGACGACGAGCTCGTCGTCACGGCCAGCGTCTTCAAGATCCCCGTGCTGGTAGAGCTCTGCCACCAGTACGGCTCCGGGAGGCTGCGCCCCGAGCAGCGGGTCCGGCTGGCCGCCGGCGATCGGCGTACGCCCGGCGGGGTGGGCACCTCGGTCCTGCTGGACGACGTCGAGCTTTCGCTGCGTGACCTGTCGGTGCTGATGATGTCGGTGAGCGACAACCGGGCCACCGACGTGATCCTGGACCTGGTGGGCCTCGACGCCGTGAACGCCCGGATGGCCGCCCTGGGCCTGCACGAGACCGTCCTGGTGGGGGACTGCCAGCTGCTGTTCGACCAGATCGACGAGGACCTGCCGGGCGGCTACGACCACTACGTGCCGGGCGAGGAGGACCTCCGGCTGACCATGCGGACCGCGGTGCCTGCCAGCACGTCGCGCAGCACGCCGCGTGAGACCACCCGGCTGTTGGCGATGATCTGGACCGACCAGGCGACGACGCCGGACGGGTGTGCGGAGGCCCGCCGGGTCCTCGGGCTCCAGGTGTGGCCGCATCGTCTGTCCTCGGGGTGGTCCGCGGACGACGTCACGATCAGCGCCAAGACCGGCACCATCGCCGCAATCCGCAACGAGGCCGGCGTCGTGGAGCTGCCCGACGGAGGTCGGGTCGCCGTGGCGGTGTTCGTGCGCAATCGCACCGCCGCGGCCCGCAACCCGGACGCCGACCGGCTGATCGGCAGTCTGGGACGGGCCGCGGTTGACCGGGTGCGAGCGGGCGGACCGGCCTGA